A window of the Isosphaera pallida ATCC 43644 genome harbors these coding sequences:
- a CDS encoding serine/threonine-protein kinase, which yields MTSAFPPPHSKPTSDLDSSDESSSPAVDSFEMVTAKSGESTLDEEEIALVSIVLDDPVDSFLTCQDASIDRSRSTTRIVTVQTKPSSKTTQIQVGVRTSPSVSAHASETDSELNHHSHASASFLLTTDVAQEPSTASLNCVASELGLGQTHLPRSSATDSVSSSPSLTRRPRIPRIPGYDFLRLLGRGGMGEVYVAQQLTLYRLVAVKIVLIHDSQTSAEEKTRFVREAEMVARIRHPNIVQVIDSGEHDGLPYYVMEYVRGGSLADRLMPPGTLQPIRETVRLIRTLAIAVEAMHRRGVIHLDLKPANILMEGDPNAPFWSCDPKVGDFGLARRFDLRCPPEERPGTVRGSPDYIAPELATGQLDQVGPATDVYSLGVILYEMLMGQTPFHGATPSETIHRVVYDRVVPPRERRPELPRDLETIILKCLERSPANRYPCAQALADDLERVLDRRPIAARQISWMERICRCLLTRPTLTTVSLLALLGWMLAIWLAILYWFDL from the coding sequence ATGACTTCAGCGTTTCCCCCGCCCCATTCCAAACCCACTTCAGATTTGGATTCGTCCGACGAGTCGTCGTCGCCCGCTGTGGATTCATTCGAAATGGTCACCGCAAAATCGGGCGAGTCAACCCTCGACGAAGAGGAGATTGCGCTGGTTTCGATCGTCTTGGACGATCCGGTCGATTCATTTCTCACTTGTCAGGATGCCTCGATCGATCGAAGTCGTTCCACCACCCGAATTGTGACAGTTCAGACCAAACCATCCTCGAAGACCACGCAAATCCAGGTTGGAGTCAGGACCTCGCCTTCAGTGTCAGCGCATGCGAGCGAAACGGACAGCGAGTTGAATCATCATTCGCACGCCAGTGCAAGCTTCCTGCTCACTACTGACGTCGCCCAGGAGCCATCCACAGCCTCGCTCAATTGCGTCGCCTCCGAGCTTGGCCTAGGGCAGACTCACCTGCCAAGGTCATCCGCGACCGACTCGGTTTCCTCGTCGCCCAGTCTTACTCGACGGCCTCGGATTCCACGGATCCCTGGTTACGACTTTTTGCGGCTTCTCGGGCGGGGAGGAATGGGCGAGGTCTATGTCGCCCAGCAACTTACGTTGTATCGCCTGGTGGCGGTCAAAATCGTCCTCATCCACGATTCGCAAACCAGTGCCGAGGAGAAAACCCGCTTCGTCCGCGAGGCCGAGATGGTGGCGCGGATTCGCCATCCCAACATCGTTCAGGTAATCGATTCGGGCGAACATGACGGGCTTCCCTACTATGTGATGGAGTACGTTCGCGGCGGCAGTCTTGCCGATCGTCTCATGCCGCCAGGAACCCTGCAGCCGATCCGCGAGACAGTGCGACTGATCCGAACCCTGGCGATCGCGGTGGAGGCGATGCATCGCCGAGGCGTCATTCATCTCGACCTGAAGCCAGCCAACATCCTCATGGAAGGTGATCCCAACGCTCCCTTCTGGAGCTGCGACCCCAAGGTGGGTGACTTTGGCCTGGCCCGTCGCTTCGACTTGCGCTGTCCTCCCGAAGAACGTCCCGGCACAGTTCGCGGCTCACCCGACTATATTGCCCCAGAACTAGCAACCGGCCAGCTCGACCAAGTGGGACCGGCCACTGACGTCTATTCGCTGGGGGTCATCCTTTATGAAATGCTGATGGGCCAAACCCCGTTCCACGGAGCCACTCCCTCCGAAACAATTCATCGGGTGGTCTACGACCGAGTGGTCCCCCCCCGTGAACGGCGTCCCGAGTTGCCACGCGACCTGGAAACGATCATCCTCAAATGTCTGGAGCGGTCCCCGGCCAACCGTTACCCCTGCGCTCAAGCGTTGGCCGACGACCTAGAGCGTGTCTTGGATCGCCGCCCCATCGCAGCGCGCCAGATCTCCTGGATGGAGCGGATTTGTCGTTGCCTCTTGACGCGGCCTACCTTGACCACCGTCAGCCTGCTAGCGCTCCTCGGCTGGATGCTGGCCATCTGGCTGGCAATCCTCTACTGGTTCGATCTCTAA
- the carA gene encoding glutamine-hydrolyzing carbamoyl-phosphate synthase small subunit — MASRIAKLALEDGTVFVGRGFGAETETDGEVVFNTSMTGYQEIVTDPSYHGQIVTMTYPQIGNYGVNTADAESARPRVRGFVIRELSRCVSNHRAETDLDHYLKTHGIPGLEGIDTRALVRRLRTVGALKGVLSQIDLDDASLVEKARQSPGLVGRDLVREVVPETATVWDESPRVAPTQPWVDVVALDFGMKWNIPRHLTARGCRTTILPGNTPAEAVLERRPAGIFLSNGPGDPEPLEGAIATIRRLIRDAAEADGVPIFGICLGHQLLGLALGGKTYKLKFGHRGANHPVRHEATGRVEITTQNHGFAVDPSSLPEVVRATHFNLNDRTLEGLRHRALPIFAVQYHPEASAGPHDSHYLFDEFRTLIDEAQGRVRSS, encoded by the coding sequence ATGGCGTCGCGGATCGCCAAACTGGCGCTGGAGGATGGAACGGTGTTCGTCGGTCGGGGCTTTGGCGCGGAGACCGAAACCGACGGCGAAGTGGTCTTCAACACCAGTATGACGGGATATCAGGAGATCGTCACCGATCCGTCCTATCATGGGCAGATCGTGACGATGACCTACCCCCAGATTGGCAACTACGGGGTCAACACTGCCGACGCTGAAAGCGCGCGCCCACGTGTTCGGGGATTCGTCATTCGTGAACTGTCGCGTTGCGTCTCCAACCATCGGGCCGAAACCGATTTGGATCACTACTTGAAAACCCACGGGATTCCTGGTCTGGAGGGAATCGACACCCGCGCGTTGGTTAGGCGTCTGCGAACTGTCGGGGCGCTCAAAGGGGTGTTATCCCAGATTGATCTCGATGACGCCTCCCTTGTGGAGAAGGCAAGACAGTCTCCCGGCTTGGTGGGGCGCGACCTTGTACGCGAGGTGGTTCCCGAGACGGCGACCGTTTGGGACGAGTCGCCGCGGGTCGCTCCCACCCAACCTTGGGTCGATGTGGTCGCGCTCGATTTCGGCATGAAGTGGAACATTCCTCGACACTTGACCGCGCGGGGATGTCGGACCACCATCCTTCCCGGCAACACTCCGGCCGAGGCGGTTCTGGAACGCCGCCCCGCTGGAATTTTCCTCTCCAACGGCCCTGGTGACCCCGAGCCGCTGGAGGGAGCCATTGCCACCATTCGCCGGTTGATTCGAGATGCCGCCGAAGCCGATGGCGTGCCGATCTTTGGAATCTGTCTCGGTCATCAACTGCTGGGTCTAGCTTTGGGCGGGAAAACGTATAAACTCAAGTTTGGGCACCGCGGAGCCAACCATCCGGTTCGTCACGAAGCGACGGGGCGAGTTGAGATCACCACTCAGAATCACGGTTTCGCGGTGGATCCTTCGTCGTTGCCCGAAGTGGTTCGGGCCACCCACTTCAACCTCAACGATCGTACCCTTGAAGGACTGCGTCACCGCGCGTTGCCGATCTTTGCTGTACAGTACCACCCCGAGGCGTCTGCTGGACCTCATGACAGCCATTACTTATTCGATGAATTTCGAACTCTGATCGACGAGGCTCAAGGTCGCGTTCGTTCCTCATAG